The genome window ACCTGACCCGGGTGAACCGCGTCTTCGGAACGAACGGGGTGCGAAGTCGCTTCGCCATCGAAACTCCCCATGTCGTCGGCATGGTCGCTCGATTTCACATCGGCAAAGACTACGAGAGCTACATCGCATCCGCGACCCGTATTCTGGAGCGGCGGGACGACGTGACATTTCTCGCCGTGGGCGACGGCAGCACCCTCGCCGAGTGTCGCGAGACGGTGAGCCCCGCCTTTGGCGAGCGCATCAAGTTCCTCGGCAATCAGCGGGACGTGGAGTCGATCGTCAACATCTTCGATGTCGGGGTCCTTCTCACGAATCCCAATTTTCACGGGGAGGGCATCTCGAACTCCATCATGGAGTACATGGCTCTGGGAAAGCCGGTGGTCGCCACCCGCGGTGGGGGCACGGCCGAGATCGTCGACGACGGGAAGACCGGTTTCGTTGTGGAGCCCAGAAACGTCGAGGTGATCGCGGAGAAGATCGAGCTCCTTCTGGATGACCCCGGGTTGGCAAAATCCATGGGTATCGCCGGCAAGGAGCGACTGTTCAACAACTTCGGCTTGTCGAAGATGATGGAGAGCTTCGTCGAGCTCTACGAGGAGATCCTCTGTCCCAACAACGGATTCGGAGGAAGCGTCTGAAGAGTAAAACGAGCTGAGTCGATCTGCTTTCCGTCCAAACCCGGATAACCAGCAACGACCGTCCAGTTGAGGAGCCACGATGGCTAGACCGTCCCAACTGCTGGCTTTCGTTCACGTCGAAAAAGCCGCAGGCACCTCGTTCATTCACATCCTGCGACACAACTTCTTCATGCGATACCTGGACGTACGCCCGTTCGACAAGGGGTCGCGCCGTGTTTTCCGGCCCTCGGATCTGCGTGTTTCGCTGCGCGTCCTGCCGGGTCTCAGCTG of Vicinamibacteria bacterium contains these proteins:
- a CDS encoding glycosyltransferase produces the protein MKLLLLVSDLSAGGIQRQFVELLKGLRGKSICPRVVLFSREVHYDDIERLGVKTYFLDRRIKKDPTVFLKLYNICKEFRPDIIHSWDSMSSVYAVPSAKLLRIKFINFMIQDAPQPAAVTFSESIRSKITFPFSDVILANSRAGLRSYNAPPERSRFVHNGFDLTRVNRVFGTNGVRSRFAIETPHVVGMVARFHIGKDYESYIASATRILERRDDVTFLAVGDGSTLAECRETVSPAFGERIKFLGNQRDVESIVNIFDVGVLLTNPNFHGEGISNSIMEYMALGKPVVATRGGGTAEIVDDGKTGFVVEPRNVEVIAEKIELLLDDPGLAKSMGIAGKERLFNNFGLSKMMESFVELYEEILCPNNGFGGSV